In a genomic window of Acipenser ruthenus chromosome 41, fAciRut3.2 maternal haplotype, whole genome shotgun sequence:
- the LOC131709058 gene encoding uroplakin-1a-like, translated as MAAGKGSPALMGILIFGNVIIALCGITLFAVTIWVTADGYELYPIMAVSGKDDVFAGAWIAIFTGFAFFCTAIYGIFAVLKESRSMMLLYLILMVIIYIFESASAITSYTHRDYLVANSDFVKKQMLQYYADNSEPGRRITTVWNRVMLDLNCCGTDSALDWVDYTSTFRNQFPVEDYPWPLNCCKRKANYEVVNLDACKIGNLDFMNGNGCFSHIESVFSRYAWAVSWFGFAILMFTALVMLLAMVYYVKLR; from the exons ATGGCAGCTGGAAAGGGAAGCCCGGCTCTCATGGGCATtttgatttttggaaatgtgattATTGCG CTTTGTGGCATAACACTGTTTGCTGTAACGATATGGGTAACCGCCGATGGATACGAGCTGTATCCTATCATGGCTGTATCCGGAAAGGATGACGTCTTCGCTGGAGCTTGGATTGCCATTTTCACTGGATTTGCCTTCTTCTGCACAGCAATCTATGGGATTTTTGCTGTCCTTAAGGAAAGCCGCAGCATGATGTTACTG TATCTGATATTGATGGTGATCATCTACATCTTCGAGAGTGCCTCTGCTATCACTTCGTACACCCACAGAGATTAT CTGGTCGCCAACAGCGACTTCGTTAAGAAGCAAATGCTGCAGTATTACGCGGATAACAGCGAACCTGGCCGTCGAATCACCACTGTGTGGAATCGAGTCATGCTTGAT cttAATTGCTGTGGTACGGATAGTGCTCTTGACTGGGTTGATTATACCTCAACCTTCAGGAACCAATTCCCAGTGGAGGACTACCCCTGGCCTCTGAACTGCTGTAAACGCAAGGCAAATTATGAAGTGGTCAACCTGGATGCCTGCAAGATTGGAAACCTGGACTTTATGAATGGAAAC ggttGCTTTTCCCACATCGAATCAGTCTTTTCTAGGTATGCCTGGGCTGTTTCCTGGTTTGGATTTGCTATCCTCATGTTTACG gctcTGGTGATGCTGTTGGCTATGGTGTACTATGTCAAGCTCAGATAA